Proteins encoded in a region of the Nocardia asteroides genome:
- a CDS encoding DEAD/DEAH box helicase translates to MDAFGVLDRILDDYQAFVSGFLNIRDAEVKHKVETEIANGLLWPEPWLALNPAFEPGGTVSELVDHDLLHPGAREIFRIRTEEDRFGREIPFHRHQTDAFAVARRGESYVLTTGTGSGKSMSYIVPIVDRVLRDGSGHGIRAIVVYPMNALANSQLGELEKFLGRDNPEVTFGRYTGQETRAERDDMLQNPPDILLTNYVMLELLLIRPRERTGLIASAADLAFLVLDELHTYRGRQGADVAMLIRRLRGAVGGRRLQCIGTSATLAGPGTRAEQRHQVAELATRIFGTRIPAHNVIGETLRRATSGEVDTPALSARLHAPTPSTWEELHCDPLSVWTERTFGLREDEGELVRQVPTRLRTAAEKLAEQTGADQGICEQKLRELLLAGSRARDDKGRPLFAFKLHQFIGKGDTAYATLEPPGNRYLTTQYQRSSPVGAKGQPLFPLAFCRECGQDYLVVSLDSGAEKFSPRILSGGRGEQAEATGLLFLTDQPWPAANDPAIADFVPDDWVVESGSHRVLDKARRNRLPEIYRVDSFGTITDDGLPVAFFETLHFCPTCKTSYESAQQSEFSRVASLGTEGRASAVTVLSQAVVRTLRTGEDLDADARKFLAFSDNRQDASLQAGHFNDFVLVGLVRSALYRAALTQQERQADEPLTDENLGSRVVAALGGEPADFAKDASTANERIPRTRITRALRDAVTYRLWADLKRGWRITMPNLEQTGQLRLTYFGLEELAEDDSVWAACGEPLAGAEPSTRHQLMQVLLDELRRKLCIESEFLTEEKYDSIKRASQEWLRAPWALSDETGVYAGTAYPGSRPKFEPGSGADHYLSGLGAYGRWLRRPDRFPLYDHPLKPADADIVIESLLKVMAREGVLARIEERNRRTGYRIRADLIEWRAGSGEFRVPDPIRGNQVEGRVNPFFRRFYAETAARLVGLEAREHTAQVDSIKRKEREKLFGAAKLPVLYCSPTMELGVDIKSLNVVGMRNVPPTPANYAQRSGRAGRSGQPAVVLTYCATGNAHDAYYFGRSQDMVAGAVAPPRLELGNQDLVRAHAHSIWLVICDLDLKASMVDLLEIDEPGQPLRAEVRAAIESPANRARAVRAIAAVLETTEEVTWAEWWTDRWVADTVDNAARRFDMAADRWRDLYREALVELDAANDVLKTIGASEADKRQARGRISEARAALDLLRGQVDDIAQGDFYPYRYFASEGFLPGYSFPRLPLAAFIPAERRTRNGQGDYVQRPRFLAISEFGPGAFIYHEGARYEVNRVSLPAREDGTGVNITEIKRCNACGYLHEMNGPTSVEICDHCGADSLETLDRMMRLISVKTRRRDRISADEDERQRAGHEVVTTLRFVPHGERAGQLTSTVLVDGATVGTMTYGDTALIRRMNIGLRRRKDKHIKGYLLDTLEGRWAREADLGKNTDGEVPRIRRVVPYVEDHRNALVLHLDPAIPNDVRVAAMYALKRAIEAVYQLESNELAAEPLPGGTGDHAWSRLLFFEAAEGGAGVLRRLATEDGHIREVARKALEILHFDPDTGADLGHAEHAAEDCAQACYDCLLSYSNQWDHQRLDRHCVTELLRDLMRADIEVGAGGEDRAAQLRRLAAQSNTLERRLLALLDEHGYRLPDAAQQLVEGYYVRPDFAFHTSSADVAVFIDGPVHDSAHRAEKDTQARTKLVDEAGWMVLRFRYTDDDAEWLQTIKDNPDVFGTGRVGA, encoded by the coding sequence GTGGACGCATTCGGTGTGCTCGACAGGATTCTCGATGACTACCAGGCTTTCGTCTCCGGCTTCCTGAACATCAGGGACGCGGAGGTCAAGCACAAGGTCGAGACGGAGATTGCCAACGGGCTGTTGTGGCCAGAACCCTGGCTGGCGCTGAATCCGGCGTTCGAACCGGGCGGAACTGTCTCCGAGCTCGTCGACCACGACCTACTACACCCGGGCGCACGCGAAATTTTTCGCATCAGGACCGAGGAGGATCGGTTCGGGCGCGAGATTCCATTCCACCGGCACCAGACCGACGCGTTCGCCGTCGCCCGTCGCGGCGAATCGTATGTGCTCACCACCGGCACTGGTTCCGGCAAGTCGATGTCCTACATCGTGCCGATCGTAGACCGGGTGCTGCGGGACGGTTCCGGTCATGGGATCAGGGCGATCGTCGTGTATCCGATGAATGCCCTTGCGAACAGTCAGCTCGGTGAGCTGGAGAAGTTCCTCGGCCGCGATAACCCGGAGGTCACCTTCGGTCGTTACACCGGCCAGGAAACCCGCGCGGAGCGCGACGACATGTTGCAGAACCCGCCGGACATCCTGTTGACGAACTACGTGATGCTCGAGTTGCTGCTCATCAGGCCCCGGGAACGGACGGGGCTGATCGCAAGCGCGGCGGATCTGGCCTTCCTGGTGCTCGATGAGCTGCACACATATCGGGGTCGTCAAGGTGCCGATGTGGCTATGCTCATACGACGATTGCGGGGAGCGGTAGGGGGACGACGGCTACAGTGCATCGGCACGAGCGCCACGCTCGCGGGTCCTGGAACGAGAGCCGAGCAGCGTCACCAGGTCGCTGAACTGGCTACTCGGATCTTCGGTACCCGGATTCCCGCGCACAACGTCATCGGCGAGACTCTGCGCCGCGCGACATCGGGCGAGGTCGACACTCCAGCGTTGTCTGCTCGGCTCCACGCACCGACGCCGTCGACGTGGGAGGAGCTGCACTGTGACCCGCTGTCGGTCTGGACCGAACGGACCTTCGGACTGCGCGAGGACGAAGGCGAACTCGTTCGGCAGGTTCCGACTCGACTCAGGACTGCCGCCGAGAAGCTGGCAGAACAGACCGGAGCCGACCAAGGCATCTGCGAGCAGAAGCTGCGCGAACTGCTGCTCGCAGGCTCCAGGGCGCGCGACGACAAGGGCCGCCCGCTGTTCGCGTTCAAGTTGCACCAATTCATCGGCAAAGGCGACACCGCATACGCGACCCTCGAGCCGCCCGGAAACCGCTATCTGACTACCCAGTATCAGCGCAGCTCTCCCGTGGGCGCGAAGGGACAACCCCTGTTTCCCCTCGCGTTCTGCCGCGAATGCGGCCAGGACTATCTCGTCGTCAGTCTTGACAGTGGCGCGGAAAAGTTCAGTCCTCGAATCCTCAGCGGTGGTCGTGGGGAGCAGGCAGAGGCGACCGGTCTGTTATTCCTCACAGACCAGCCGTGGCCTGCGGCGAACGACCCGGCCATTGCCGATTTCGTGCCCGATGATTGGGTGGTCGAGTCCGGCAGCCACCGCGTGCTCGACAAAGCAAGGCGAAACCGGTTGCCCGAGATCTATCGGGTCGATTCCTTCGGCACGATCACCGACGACGGCCTTCCCGTCGCCTTCTTTGAGACGCTGCATTTCTGCCCCACCTGCAAGACCAGCTACGAAAGCGCCCAGCAGTCCGAATTCTCGCGGGTCGCGAGCCTGGGCACGGAAGGACGTGCCAGCGCGGTCACCGTGTTGTCGCAGGCAGTCGTGCGTACGTTGCGCACAGGGGAGGATCTCGACGCGGATGCCCGCAAGTTTCTGGCCTTCTCCGACAACCGGCAAGATGCCAGCCTGCAAGCGGGTCATTTCAACGATTTCGTTCTCGTCGGCCTGGTGCGCTCCGCCCTCTATCGCGCCGCTCTCACCCAACAGGAAAGGCAGGCCGACGAGCCTCTGACCGACGAGAACCTCGGATCGCGAGTGGTCGCCGCGCTCGGTGGCGAGCCCGCCGACTTCGCCAAGGACGCGTCCACTGCGAATGAGCGAATCCCGCGCACCAGGATCACTCGCGCATTACGCGACGCCGTCACCTATCGTCTGTGGGCCGACCTGAAGCGTGGTTGGCGAATTACCATGCCCAACCTGGAGCAGACGGGGCAGTTGCGGCTGACCTACTTCGGCCTCGAGGAACTCGCCGAAGACGATTCGGTGTGGGCGGCTTGCGGCGAGCCGCTTGCCGGTGCGGAACCGTCGACGCGCCATCAACTGATGCAAGTTCTGCTCGATGAACTGCGCCGCAAGCTGTGCATCGAATCGGAGTTCCTCACCGAGGAGAAGTACGACAGCATCAAGCGCGCCAGTCAGGAGTGGCTCCGCGCGCCATGGGCGTTGTCCGACGAGACCGGTGTGTACGCGGGCACCGCCTACCCCGGAAGCCGTCCGAAATTCGAACCCGGCTCCGGAGCCGACCACTACCTGTCCGGGCTCGGCGCGTATGGACGCTGGCTGCGCCGACCCGACCGCTTCCCGCTGTATGATCATCCGCTCAAACCCGCCGACGCGGACATCGTCATCGAGTCGCTGCTGAAAGTCATGGCTCGTGAGGGCGTTCTCGCCAGAATCGAGGAGCGCAACCGTCGCACCGGATACCGAATCCGCGCCGATCTCATCGAGTGGCGCGCGGGCTCAGGGGAATTCCGGGTGCCTGATCCGATCCGCGGGAACCAAGTCGAGGGGCGTGTCAACCCGTTCTTCCGCCGCTTCTACGCCGAAACCGCCGCGCGGCTGGTCGGGCTGGAAGCTCGTGAGCACACCGCCCAGGTGGACTCGATCAAGCGTAAAGAGCGTGAAAAGTTGTTCGGGGCGGCGAAGCTGCCGGTTTTGTACTGCTCGCCCACTATGGAACTCGGCGTAGACATCAAAAGCCTCAATGTCGTCGGTATGCGCAACGTTCCCCCTACCCCGGCGAACTATGCTCAACGTTCCGGGCGCGCTGGACGATCCGGCCAGCCCGCTGTCGTGCTGACCTACTGCGCCACCGGAAATGCCCACGACGCTTATTACTTCGGACGCAGCCAGGACATGGTCGCCGGAGCGGTCGCGCCACCGCGGCTCGAGCTCGGGAACCAGGACCTCGTACGCGCCCATGCGCACTCGATCTGGCTGGTGATCTGCGATCTCGACCTCAAAGCCAGCATGGTGGATCTCCTCGAGATCGACGAACCAGGCCAGCCGCTGCGCGCTGAGGTGCGTGCGGCCATCGAATCTCCGGCCAATCGAGCGCGTGCTGTGCGCGCGATCGCCGCGGTCCTCGAGACAACCGAGGAAGTCACCTGGGCGGAGTGGTGGACCGACAGGTGGGTTGCCGACACGGTGGACAACGCAGCTCGGCGATTCGATATGGCCGCCGACAGGTGGCGCGACCTCTACCGAGAAGCACTGGTGGAACTCGATGCCGCCAATGACGTCCTCAAAACGATCGGCGCGTCCGAGGCCGACAAACGTCAAGCGCGAGGTCGCATTTCGGAGGCTCGCGCGGCGCTGGACCTGCTGCGGGGGCAAGTCGACGACATCGCCCAGGGGGATTTCTATCCCTACCGGTATTTCGCCTCCGAGGGATTCCTGCCCGGCTACTCGTTCCCGCGACTTCCCTTGGCCGCTTTCATTCCGGCGGAGCGACGCACCAGGAACGGCCAAGGCGACTATGTCCAACGGCCGAGATTCCTCGCGATCAGCGAGTTCGGTCCCGGCGCCTTCATTTACCACGAAGGCGCCCGCTACGAAGTGAACCGGGTGAGTCTGCCGGCGCGTGAAGACGGCACCGGAGTGAACATCACAGAGATCAAACGCTGCAATGCTTGCGGCTACTTACATGAGATGAACGGCCCGACCAGTGTGGAGATCTGCGACCACTGCGGCGCGGATTCGCTCGAAACCCTCGACCGGATGATGCGCCTGATTTCGGTCAAGACTCGTCGCCGTGACCGCATCAGCGCCGACGAGGACGAGCGCCAGCGCGCCGGTCATGAAGTGGTCACGACCCTGCGGTTCGTCCCACACGGTGAGCGCGCCGGGCAGCTCACCAGCACAGTGCTTGTCGACGGCGCCACCGTGGGCACCATGACCTATGGCGACACCGCATTGATCCGGCGGATGAACATCGGGCTGCGTCGCCGCAAGGACAAACACATCAAGGGGTATCTACTCGACACTCTGGAAGGCCGGTGGGCGCGGGAAGCGGACCTCGGCAAGAACACCGATGGTGAGGTGCCACGGATCCGGCGGGTCGTGCCCTATGTGGAGGACCACCGCAATGCACTGGTGCTGCACCTCGACCCGGCCATCCCGAACGACGTGCGAGTGGCGGCCATGTATGCCCTCAAACGCGCCATCGAAGCCGTTTACCAACTCGAGAGCAACGAACTGGCAGCCGAGCCCCTGCCTGGCGGCACCGGCGATCATGCCTGGTCCCGTCTGCTGTTCTTCGAGGCCGCCGAGGGCGGAGCCGGAGTACTGCGCCGGCTGGCGACAGAGGACGGGCATATCCGTGAGGTGGCCCGCAAAGCACTCGAGATCCTGCATTTCGACCCTGATACCGGAGCCGACCTCGGCCACGCCGAGCACGCCGCGGAGGACTGCGCCCAAGCGTGCTACGACTGTCTGCTGTCCTACAGCAACCAATGGGATCACCAGCGGCTCGACCGGCACTGTGTCACGGAGCTGTTGCGGGATCTGATGCGCGCCGACATCGAGGTCGGCGCGGGCGGGGAAGATCGTGCCGCGCAATTGCGACGTCTCGCGGCGCAGAGCAACACCCTCGAGCGACGGTTGCTCGCGCTGCTCGACGAGCATGGCTATCGGCTCCCGGATGCGGCCCAGCAACTTGTCGAGGGCTACTACGTTCGCCCCGACTTCGCGTTTCATACCAGCAGCGCGGATGTCGCGGTGTTCATCGACGGACCTGTGCACGATTCGGCGCATCGAGCCGAGAAGGATACGCAGGCCCGGACGAAGCTCGTTGATGAAGCCGGGTGGATGGTTTTGCGGTTCCGTTACACAGACGACGATGCCGAATGGCTCCAGACCATCAAGGACAATCCTGACGTGTTCGGTACCGGAAGGGTCGGCGCGTGA
- a CDS encoding Fic family protein — protein MGWPPHRTESRPWHPRHRQGSRADRTLTEIEVSIPPRIADLTYSVGGTVARAHEDAVIAVVRLEAGYGQHLAPLADFLLRSESVASSKIEHIDAGWRAFGRAVAGGKASEEAKSQLAAVRTLAALVTAAGDGPITLASLLEAHRLLMAPDYYTAQDSGRLRTVQNWIGGSDYTPIDALFVPPPPELVTELMDDLVTFVGRSDLPILAQAAIAHAQFESIHPFTDGNGRIGRALISAILRRRGLTQRVTVPLASAMLADTGRYFAQLNGYREGHVDEFVEYVSTATIHSCEAAQESARALADLPARWRAIARPRANSADESVLAALLDTPIFNADTAQKMTGTTEASVYRALGRLTEAGVLEVLSENKRNRIWAASDVLAELDALSAAIGKRTTRI, from the coding sequence ATGGGCTGGCCGCCGCACCGCACCGAGAGCCGCCCCTGGCACCCTCGCCACCGCCAGGGGTCGCGCGCCGACCGAACTCTCACCGAGATCGAAGTCTCGATACCACCCCGGATCGCCGATCTCACGTACTCGGTCGGGGGCACCGTCGCACGAGCGCACGAGGACGCCGTGATCGCGGTCGTTCGCCTCGAGGCGGGCTACGGTCAACATCTGGCGCCGTTGGCCGACTTCTTGCTCCGTAGCGAATCCGTGGCGTCATCGAAGATCGAGCACATCGACGCGGGCTGGCGAGCATTCGGCCGAGCCGTCGCCGGCGGAAAGGCGAGCGAGGAGGCGAAGTCACAGCTGGCTGCGGTACGAACGTTGGCCGCACTGGTCACCGCGGCCGGCGATGGTCCGATCACACTTGCCTCCTTGCTCGAGGCACACCGTCTGCTGATGGCTCCCGATTACTACACCGCGCAGGACTCGGGCAGGCTGCGGACGGTGCAGAACTGGATCGGAGGCAGCGACTACACACCGATCGACGCGCTGTTCGTTCCGCCCCCGCCGGAGCTCGTCACGGAACTGATGGACGATTTGGTCACTTTTGTCGGCCGTAGCGATCTGCCGATCCTTGCGCAGGCCGCTATCGCGCACGCCCAGTTCGAATCCATCCATCCGTTCACCGATGGCAACGGCCGGATCGGGCGTGCCCTCATCAGCGCGATCCTCCGCCGCCGCGGGCTGACTCAGCGGGTTACGGTTCCGTTGGCCTCAGCGATGCTCGCCGACACCGGCCGCTACTTCGCGCAACTGAACGGCTATCGCGAAGGGCACGTCGACGAGTTCGTCGAGTACGTCTCCACGGCGACGATTCATTCCTGTGAGGCCGCCCAAGAATCGGCCCGTGCGCTCGCCGATCTCCCAGCCCGGTGGCGCGCAATCGCCAGACCACGAGCGAATTCCGCCGACGAATCAGTACTGGCAGCCTTGCTCGACACACCGATATTCAACGCCGACACCGCGCAGAAGATGACCGGCACTACCGAAGCCAGCGTGTATCGGGCCCTCGGCAGGCTGACGGAAGCCGGTGTCCTCGAGGTGCTGTCGGAGAACAAGCGCAATCGCATCTGGGCGGCATCCGACGTCCTGGCCGAACTCGACGCACTCTCCGCCGCCATCGGCAAACGAACCACGCGGATATAG
- a CDS encoding DEAD/DEAH box helicase, whose product MTTTEFPPGALVHARGRDWLVLPGGPEGLVLARPLGGREDETTVLLPEFDVPALATFPPPKVGDRGDAARARLLRDALRLSFRATGGPFRSFANLAVTPRNYQLDPLIMATAQDTTRLLIADGVGVGKTVEAGLIAAELLATGDAQRLAVLCSPQLAPQWQAELRGKFGIEAQLLLPSTVNRLKVPWGSTIYEHYPYLVVSTDFIKQRSRRDEFVLHCPELVIVDEAHTAVAAGTVGNTQAHLRYTVLRKIADDPARHLLLLTATPHSGDDHAWQSLIGLLDPRLAQLPADLSGRDREEDRKLLAKFMIQRQRGDVRKYVDGENTPFPKRESTELSYTLAPAYRALFDDVMAFARQQVSDPGLNTVRQRVRWWSAIALLRCLASSPAAAEQTLLKRSALASVDKADDADALAVPRVLDGDLDEALEGEDAALGADTTDPDAPDRSTRRRLRELAAAAAALKGPAADAKLGRLIPILRDLIEDGYHPIVFCRYIPTAEYLADHLRTALSKKHRDLRVEAVTGLLPPEEREDRIAGLTEHDGARLLVATDCLSEGINLQDGFTAVVHYDLAWNPTRHEQREGRVDRFGQRAGTVRTVTYYGEDNGIDGVVLQVLIRRHENIRRSTGISVPVPVDSTTVMKAIWESLLLRGTATDQLALDFGGATSDSLAAAVDVRWSDAAQREKASRSRFRQVGLPREEVVDVLTAVRRSLGGPADAETFTRDALSLLSAQISPTDEGFTARIDTLPPAVRDQLPPVKDHRLFFHRSFPVPPGHSVLTRTDPTVEALARYVLDAALDADLDPQLRPTRRTGVLRCAGVDKVTTLLVVRFRLEVVIPGSRATITQMAEEARFLAFTVAADAVTWLPDDAVETLLGHRPSGNVADALARTQLERALGRLDSVADQLLDCGERVAETVADDHRKVRAARKSGGRAVKVRLLPPPDVLGVYVYLPDRSGS is encoded by the coding sequence GTGACCACCACTGAATTTCCGCCCGGCGCTTTGGTACACGCGCGCGGCAGGGACTGGCTCGTACTCCCCGGCGGTCCCGAAGGGCTGGTGCTTGCCCGCCCCCTTGGCGGCCGGGAGGACGAAACCACAGTCCTACTACCAGAATTCGACGTCCCGGCCCTCGCCACGTTCCCCCCGCCGAAGGTCGGCGACCGGGGTGACGCCGCCCGGGCTCGGCTGTTGCGTGACGCCCTGCGCCTGTCCTTCCGGGCCACCGGCGGACCGTTTCGCTCCTTTGCGAACTTGGCGGTGACGCCGCGGAATTACCAGCTGGATCCGCTCATCATGGCCACCGCGCAGGACACCACCCGACTGCTCATCGCCGACGGTGTCGGCGTAGGCAAGACAGTCGAAGCGGGTCTGATCGCCGCCGAACTGCTCGCCACCGGGGACGCGCAACGCCTGGCCGTGCTGTGCTCGCCGCAACTCGCACCGCAGTGGCAAGCCGAGCTGCGCGGCAAGTTCGGCATCGAGGCACAACTGTTGCTGCCGTCGACGGTGAACCGGCTGAAGGTCCCCTGGGGCTCCACCATCTATGAGCACTACCCCTACCTGGTGGTCTCCACCGACTTCATCAAGCAGCGCAGCCGACGCGACGAATTCGTGCTCCACTGCCCCGAACTCGTCATCGTGGATGAAGCGCACACAGCGGTGGCCGCCGGCACTGTCGGCAACACACAGGCGCATTTGCGTTACACCGTGCTGCGCAAGATCGCCGACGATCCGGCCCGGCATCTTCTGCTGCTCACGGCCACCCCGCACAGCGGCGACGATCATGCCTGGCAGTCGCTTATCGGACTACTAGATCCCCGGCTCGCGCAGCTTCCGGCCGATTTGTCCGGGCGAGACCGGGAGGAGGACCGCAAGCTACTGGCGAAGTTCATGATCCAACGCCAGCGCGGCGACGTCCGCAAGTATGTCGACGGTGAAAACACCCCGTTCCCGAAGCGCGAATCCACTGAACTCAGCTACACGCTCGCCCCCGCCTACCGCGCCCTGTTCGATGACGTCATGGCGTTCGCGCGCCAGCAGGTAAGCGATCCGGGGCTGAACACGGTGCGGCAACGAGTGCGGTGGTGGTCGGCGATCGCGCTACTGCGCTGTCTCGCGTCGAGTCCTGCCGCGGCGGAGCAAACATTGCTCAAGCGCTCAGCGCTCGCGTCCGTCGACAAAGCGGACGACGCCGATGCCCTGGCCGTCCCACGGGTGCTCGATGGCGACTTGGACGAAGCGCTGGAAGGCGAGGACGCCGCGCTCGGCGCCGACACCACCGATCCCGATGCGCCGGACCGTTCGACACGTCGCCGACTGCGCGAGCTCGCGGCCGCCGCCGCGGCGCTGAAAGGTCCGGCAGCGGACGCGAAGCTGGGACGGCTGATACCTATACTTCGGGATCTGATCGAAGACGGCTATCACCCGATCGTGTTCTGCCGCTATATCCCTACCGCCGAATACCTCGCCGACCACCTGCGCACCGCGCTTTCCAAGAAACATCGCGACCTGCGTGTCGAAGCGGTCACCGGCCTTCTTCCCCCGGAGGAGCGAGAGGACCGGATCGCGGGATTGACCGAGCACGACGGTGCGCGGCTGCTCGTCGCGACGGACTGTCTGTCGGAAGGCATCAACCTCCAGGACGGCTTCACCGCGGTCGTGCACTATGACCTTGCCTGGAACCCGACCCGTCATGAGCAGCGCGAGGGTCGCGTCGACCGGTTCGGCCAACGCGCGGGCACCGTCCGCACCGTCACCTACTACGGCGAGGACAACGGCATCGACGGCGTTGTCCTCCAGGTGCTGATCCGGCGGCATGAGAACATTCGGCGCAGCACCGGGATCTCGGTACCGGTCCCGGTCGACTCGACCACCGTGATGAAAGCGATCTGGGAGTCGTTGTTGTTGCGGGGCACCGCCACCGACCAACTCGCCTTGGACTTCGGCGGTGCGACCTCCGATTCGCTGGCCGCCGCGGTGGATGTGCGGTGGAGCGACGCCGCGCAGCGCGAGAAAGCCTCCCGCTCACGGTTCCGCCAGGTCGGACTGCCCCGTGAGGAGGTCGTCGACGTCCTCACCGCGGTACGGCGCTCGCTGGGCGGCCCCGCCGACGCCGAAACCTTCACCCGCGATGCCTTGTCTTTGTTGTCCGCGCAGATCAGCCCCACCGACGAGGGATTCACCGCTCGTATCGACACACTGCCGCCCGCGGTGCGTGATCAGCTTCCTCCGGTCAAGGATCACCGCCTGTTCTTCCACCGGTCCTTCCCCGTACCACCGGGCCACAGTGTGCTGACTCGCACCGATCCGACAGTGGAAGCGCTGGCTCGGTATGTGCTCGATGCCGCGCTCGACGCCGACCTCGACCCGCAACTGCGCCCCACTCGACGCACCGGAGTGCTGCGCTGCGCCGGTGTCGACAAGGTGACCACGCTGCTTGTCGTCCGCTTCCGGCTCGAAGTGGTGATTCCGGGTTCCCGCGCCACCATCACACAGATGGCCGAAGAGGCACGGTTTCTCGCTTTCACCGTCGCCGCCGACGCCGTGACGTGGTTGCCCGACGACGCCGTCGAAACGCTGCTGGGGCACCGACCCAGCGGCAACGTCGCTGATGCGCTGGCCAGAACCCAGCTAGAGCGCGCGCTCGGCCGGCTCGATTCCGTGGCTGATCAACTGCTCGACTGCGGCGAACGGGTCGCGGAGACCGTCGCCGACGACCACCGCAAGGTGCGCGCCGCGCGCAAAAGCGGCGGACGCGCGGTCAAGGTCCGGCTGCTGCCGCCGCCCGACGTGCTCGGCGTGTATGTCTACCTTCCCGATAGGAGTGGCTCGTGA
- the lipA gene encoding lipoyl synthase, which yields MATQATSSGPDARAANGRKLLRIEARNAETPIERKPKWIRTRATMGPEYSELKGLVKREGLHTVCEEAGCPNIFECWEDREATFLIGGEQCTRRCDFCQIDTGKPAALDRDEPRRVAESVQAMGLRYSTITGVARDDLDDGGAWLYAETVRAIKRSNPHTGVELLIPDFNADPDQLAEVFSSRPEVLAHNLETVPRIFKRIRPAFRYERSLAVLTAAREAGLVTKSNLILGMGETPEEVTQAMRDLHEAGCDILTITQYLRPSPRHHPVDRWVKPEEFVEHSKAAEEMGFAGVMAGPLVRSSYRAGRLYAQAMAHHGREIAPEMAHLAEEGTASQEASSVLARFGS from the coding sequence GTGGCTACGCAGGCCACCTCCTCCGGGCCCGACGCTCGCGCCGCGAACGGCCGCAAGCTCCTGCGCATCGAAGCCCGCAACGCGGAAACCCCCATCGAGCGCAAGCCCAAGTGGATCCGTACCCGCGCCACCATGGGCCCGGAGTACTCCGAGCTCAAAGGCTTGGTCAAGCGCGAGGGCCTGCACACCGTCTGCGAGGAAGCGGGCTGCCCCAACATCTTCGAATGCTGGGAAGACCGCGAGGCCACGTTCCTGATCGGCGGCGAACAGTGCACCCGCCGCTGCGACTTCTGCCAGATCGACACCGGCAAGCCCGCCGCCCTGGACCGCGACGAGCCCCGCCGCGTCGCCGAAAGCGTCCAGGCCATGGGCCTGCGCTACTCCACCATCACCGGCGTGGCCCGCGACGACCTGGACGACGGCGGCGCCTGGCTCTACGCCGAAACCGTCCGCGCCATCAAGCGTTCGAATCCCCACACCGGCGTGGAGCTGTTGATTCCCGACTTCAACGCCGACCCCGACCAGCTCGCCGAGGTGTTCTCCTCGCGCCCGGAAGTGCTGGCGCACAACCTCGAAACGGTCCCCCGCATCTTCAAACGCATCCGCCCGGCCTTCCGCTACGAGCGCTCCCTCGCGGTCCTGACCGCCGCCCGCGAAGCCGGTCTGGTCACCAAATCCAACCTCATCCTCGGCATGGGCGAAACGCCGGAGGAAGTCACCCAGGCCATGCGCGACCTGCACGAGGCAGGCTGCGACATCCTCACCATCACCCAGTACCTGCGCCCGTCCCCGCGTCACCACCCCGTCGACCGCTGGGTGAAGCCGGAGGAATTCGTGGAGCACTCGAAGGCGGCCGAGGAAATGGGCTTCGCAGGCGTGATGGCCGGTCCCCTGGTCCGCTCCTCCTACCGGGCGGGTCGGCTGTACGCCCAGGCGATGGCGCATCACGGTCGCGAAATCGCGCCGGAGATGGCACATCTCGCCGAGGAAGGCACAGCGTCGCAGGAAGCCAGCTCCGTGCTGGCCCGCTTCGGCAGCTGA